The following coding sequences lie in one Candidatus Omnitrophota bacterium genomic window:
- a CDS encoding amidohydrolase family protein: MDYIIKGGDVFDGRAFSKADVALKDGKIAAVGKIDGPAEKIIDASGRVVSPGFIDVHTHCDLAVMDLIGEERSSAGESVKSNLCYLRQGVTTVVTGNCGLGESGTAKWLGWARKNNFGTNVIHLVPHGMLRLRLFGDKKILSHADIKKMAEALEEEMDEGARGFSTGLEYSPGCFASKEEIEVMARVCQRRGGVYATHMRSETGLGVTDAVDEAIGIAYRTGVSLEISHLKISAPLNALPAEVSLEKIEAARGEGLDVTADQYAYDYGSTYITLLVNPEFLDGSVLKTEHRKGGCYEALKSELESKFNYLPPERIIISVYPQRGDYEGKSISAIAEEFSRPPIDVLMELVFSPEPPFCIFMSQDIENVRSIMKKDYILSGSDGWTQVFGEAKPHPRSYGNFPRKLRQFVKDERLISLSHALRSMTSLPAEKFRIKDRGYIKEGYAADIAVFDPGIFSDRASVENPHSYAEGLEYLFVNGRKVIEKDSFLKI; the protein is encoded by the coding sequence AAGCCGATGTGGCTTTGAAAGACGGGAAGATAGCGGCCGTGGGCAAAATAGACGGCCCCGCGGAAAAAATTATAGACGCCTCGGGACGCGTTGTCAGCCCCGGTTTTATTGACGTTCACACTCACTGTGACCTCGCGGTGATGGATCTTATCGGCGAGGAACGTTCATCCGCTGGGGAGTCCGTAAAATCCAATCTCTGCTATCTTCGTCAGGGGGTCACAACTGTCGTCACGGGAAACTGCGGCCTCGGCGAAAGCGGCACAGCTAAATGGCTCGGCTGGGCCCGGAAAAATAATTTCGGAACGAATGTCATCCATCTTGTTCCCCACGGGATGTTAAGGTTAAGGCTCTTTGGCGATAAAAAGATACTCTCACACGCTGATATAAAGAAAATGGCGGAAGCTCTTGAAGAAGAAATGGATGAGGGAGCGCGGGGTTTTTCCACAGGGCTTGAATATTCCCCCGGATGTTTTGCTTCAAAAGAAGAGATCGAGGTTATGGCCCGCGTTTGCCAGCGGCGGGGAGGTGTATACGCCACTCATATGAGGAGCGAAACCGGCCTCGGCGTGACTGACGCTGTTGATGAGGCGATCGGCATAGCATACAGGACAGGCGTGTCGCTTGAAATCTCACACCTGAAAATATCAGCGCCCTTGAACGCCTTGCCGGCGGAAGTCTCGCTTGAAAAAATTGAAGCCGCGCGCGGGGAAGGTCTTGATGTCACAGCCGATCAATATGCCTATGATTACGGCTCGACCTATATAACTCTGCTCGTCAATCCGGAATTTCTTGACGGCAGTGTTTTGAAAACCGAGCACAGGAAGGGGGGGTGTTACGAGGCGCTGAAATCAGAACTTGAAAGCAAATTTAATTATCTGCCGCCGGAGAGGATAATAATAAGCGTTTATCCTCAGCGCGGCGATTACGAGGGGAAAAGCATAAGCGCCATAGCGGAAGAGTTTTCGCGCCCGCCGATAGATGTTCTCATGGAGCTTGTCTTCTCTCCGGAGCCGCCCTTTTGCATATTCATGAGCCAGGATATTGAGAATGTCCGGTCAATAATGAAAAAAGACTATATTTTATCCGGTTCCGACGGATGGACGCAGGTTTTCGGAGAGGCAAAGCCTCATCCCCGAAGTTACGGGAATTTTCCGCGTAAACTCCGGCAGTTTGTCAAAGATGAGCGGCTGATATCGTTAAGCCATGCTCTGCGCTCGATGACCTCGCTGCCGGCCGAAAAATTCAGGATTAAGGACAGAGGCTATATCAAAGAAGGATATGCCGCCGATATAGCGGTATTCGATCCGGGTATTTTTTCGGATAGAGCTTCTGTGGAAAATCCCCATTCTTATGCCGAAGGGCTGGAATATCTTTTTGTTAACGGCCGTAAGGTGATTGAAAAAGACAGTTTCTTAAAGATTTAA